In Carassius auratus strain Wakin chromosome 39, ASM336829v1, whole genome shotgun sequence, a genomic segment contains:
- the tmem216 gene encoding transmembrane protein 216 isoform X1, producing MLAVHNTNGGQPVLSSTPLQILFHLNGWYFAAFFIAEILIFIYKGVILPYPQANLILDVVLLLLFLGLETLRLFYGWKGNLCQRSLALFVSVAVLVPCAVLSVYYLLLQTFVLRLEVVLNAVLLCFYSFELILGLITLSVFSRANIY from the exons ATGCTAGCCGTTCACAACACTAACG GAGGACAACCTGTC TTGTCCTCCACACCCCTGCAGATCCTGTTTCACTTGAACGGCTGGTATTTTGCAGCTTTCTTCATCGCTGAGATTCTTATATTTATCTACAAAG GGGTGATCCTCCCTTATCCACAAGCCAACCTGATATTGGATGTTGTCCTGCTGCTCCTCTTCCTGGGCCTGGAAACCCTCAGACTCTTCTATG GCTGGAAGGGGAACCTGTGTCAGCGCTCTCTGGCTCTGTTTGTGAGTGTTGCTGTTCTGGTGCCCTGTGCGGTGCTGAGCGTCTACTACCTGCTGCTGCAGACCTTTGTGTTACGGCTGGAGGTTGTGCTCAATGCTGTGCTGCTCTGCTTCTACAGCTTTGAGCTGATTCTGGGGCTCATAACCCTCTCAGTTTTTTCAAG ggccaacatttattaa
- the tmem216 gene encoding transmembrane protein 216 isoform X2 yields MAAHGGQPVLSSTPLQILFHLNGWYFAAFFIAEILIFIYKGVILPYPQANLILDVVLLLLFLGLETLRLFYGWKGNLCQRSLALFVSVAVLVPCAVLSVYYLLLQTFVLRLEVVLNAVLLCFYSFELILGLITLSVFSRANIY; encoded by the exons ATGGCCGCACACG GAGGACAACCTGTC TTGTCCTCCACACCCCTGCAGATCCTGTTTCACTTGAACGGCTGGTATTTTGCAGCTTTCTTCATCGCTGAGATTCTTATATTTATCTACAAAG GGGTGATCCTCCCTTATCCACAAGCCAACCTGATATTGGATGTTGTCCTGCTGCTCCTCTTCCTGGGCCTGGAAACCCTCAGACTCTTCTATG GCTGGAAGGGGAACCTGTGTCAGCGCTCTCTGGCTCTGTTTGTGAGTGTTGCTGTTCTGGTGCCCTGTGCGGTGCTGAGCGTCTACTACCTGCTGCTGCAGACCTTTGTGTTACGGCTGGAGGTTGTGCTCAATGCTGTGCTGCTCTGCTTCTACAGCTTTGAGCTGATTCTGGGGCTCATAACCCTCTCAGTTTTTTCAAG ggccaacatttattaa